The nucleotide window CGTCGTCTTCGCGTACATCCCGCTCGCCGGAAACGTCGTGGCCTTCCAGGAGTACGACCCGTACGTCGCCGACAACGCCTTCCAGGCGATCCTGCAGAGCCCCTGGGTCGGCTTCGACCAGTTCCAGCAGATGGTGAACGACAGGCTGTTCTGGTCGGCGCTGCGCAACACGCTCGCGATCTTCCTGATTCAGCTGACGCTGTTCTTCCCGGTCCCCGTCCTCCTGGCCCTGTTCATCAACAGCTTCGTCCGGCCGCGCGTCCGGGCCGTCGCCCAGGCGGTCCTCTACCTCCCGCACTTCTTCTCCTGGGTGCTCGTCGTCACCGTCTTCCAGCAGATGTTCGGCGGCGCCGGCCTCATCGCGCAGACCCTGCGGGACCACGGCCACGACGGCATCGACCTGATGACCGACCCGGGTCTGTTCAAGTTCCTGATCACCTTCGAGATGATCTGGAAGGACGCCGGCTGGGGCGTCATCGTCTTCCTCGCGGCCCTGGCCTCCGTCAGTCCCGACCTGTACGAGGCGTCCGCGATGGACGGGGCGAACCGGTGGCGCAGGATGTGGCACATCACGCTGCCCGCCCTGCGCCCCGTCGTCGCCCTGTTGCTGGTCCTCCAGGTCGGCAACGCGCTGACCGTCGGTTTCGAGCAGATCCTGCTGCAGCGGACGGCGGTCGGCCCCGGCGCATCGGAGGTTCTGGACACCTACGTCTGGAACGTCGGCATCACCAACGGCGGCTTCAGCTACGCGGCGGCCGTCGGCATCGTCAAGGGAATCTTCGGCCTGCTGCTCGTGCTCGCGGCCAACAAGGTCGCCCATCTCATGGGCGAGCAGGGGGTGTACAAGAAGTGAGCCTGCTCGCAGGGAAACTGAACGGACGGCAGCAGCAGGGCCCGCTCGTGCGGGGCAGGCTGCGGCCCGTATGGGAGGAGGAACCGACCAGGGCGGGGCTCGCGACCAAGGGCGTCGTACTGGTCGGGGTCTGCCTGGCGGTCCTCTTCCCGCTCTGGGTGGTGATCGTCACGAGCCTGTCCTCGGTGAAGACCATCACCGAGACCGGCGGACTGGTCGTGATCCCCCGGGGCATCACCTTCGTCGCCTACCAGGAGCTGCTGGGCGGCGGCCAGGTGACCCGGGCCACCATCGTCAGCCTCTGTGTGACCGTGGTCGGCACGCTGTTCAGCATGACCGTGTCGGTCATGTGCGCGTACGGGCTCTCGCGCAGCGGATCGGTCCTCCACCGGCCGTTCCTGTTCATCCTGCTCGCCACGATGTTCTTCGGCGCGGGGCTCATCCCCACCTACCTGGTGGTACAGGGCCTCGGCCTCACCGACTCCTATCTGTCGCTGATCCTGCCCAGCGCCCTGAACGTCTTCAACATCCTGGTCCTGCGCGCGTTCTTCATGAGCACCGCACAGGAACTCATCGAGAGCGCCCGGATCGACGGGGCCGGCGACTTCCGCATCCTGTGGCAGATCGTCATGCCACTCTCCCGGGCCGTCATCGCGGTGATCACACTGTTCTACGCGGTCGGCTACTGGAGCGCCTGGTTCAACGCCTCGATCTACATCAGCGATCCGGACATGCTCCCGTTGCAGAACATCATGAACCAGCTGGTCCTCAAGCAGGAGCGGCCGGTCGGCCTCGCCCAGGCGATCAACACCGGGGGACTCTCCCCGCTCGCCATCCAGATGGCCGTGATGGTGCTGGCCCTGCTGCCCGTCGCGGTGCTGTCTCCCTTCGTCCAGAAGCACTTCAAGAAAGGCATGCTCACGGGCGCGGTCAAGGGCTGAGCCCGCCCCGCGCCCTCCGTCTCCTCCCCGTGCCCCGCACCGTGCGACCCCGCCCCTCCCCCACCGGAAGGTGTTCGTCATGCGCGATTCGTCCCTCCCCATGCCCCGCCGCCGTACCGTCCTGGCCGGAGCGGCCGTCGCGGCGGCGGCCGTCACCCTGCCGGTCGCGTCGCCCGCCGCGGCCACGTCCCGGCGCGAAAGGGCCACGACCCAGGCGCACCGCTGGCGGACCGCCGCGATCGGCGGCACCGGCTTCGTGACCGGCGTCCTGTTCCACCCGGCCGTCGCCGGCCTGGCGTACGCCCGTACGGACATCGGCGGCGCCTACCGCTGGAACGCGGCCGAGGCCCGCTGGACCGCGCTCACCGATCACCTCGGCTGGGACGACTGGAACCTGCTGGGCGTCGAGGCGATGGCCGTCGACCCGGCCTTCCCCGACCGGCTGTACCTCGCACTCGGTACGTACGCGCAGTCCTGGGCGGGCCCCGGTGCGGTGCTCAGATCGAACGACCGGGGCGCGACCTGGGCCCGCGCGGACCTCACGGTGCGCCTCGGGGCGAACGAGGACGGCCGGGGTGCGGGCGAGCGGCTCCTCGTCGACCCGCGCGACAGCGAGACGCTCTGGCTCGGCACCCGGCACGACGGTCTGCTGCGCTCCACCGACCGGGGTGCCACCTGGGCCCCTGCCTCGTTCCCCGCCACTCCGTCGGCAAGCGGCCAGGGGGTCACGCTGCTCGTCGCGGCGGACCGGACGGTGTACGCGGGCTGGGGCGACGGCGGCACCGCGCTGTACCGCACGGACGGTTCGGGCGGCTGGCAGGCGGTGCCCGGACAGCCCTCCGCCGGCGCGGCGGCGACGAAGTTCCCGGTCCGTGCCGCGTACGACGCCGGCACGCGGGCCCTGTACGTGACCTACTCCGACGGCCCCGGCCCCAACAACCAGTCCAACGGCTCCGTCCACCGGCTCGACACCGTGACGGGTGCCTGGTCCGACGTCTCTCCCGTCGCGCCCACGAGCGGCGACACCTTCGGTTACGGCGGCGTCGCCGTCGACGCGAAGCGCCCCGGCACGGTCGTCGTCTCGACCAACAACCGCTGGGGAGCCGTCGACACCCTCTTCCGCTCCACGGACGGCGGAGCGAGCTGGACCTCGCTGAAGGACTCCGCGGTCCTGGACGTGTCCGAGACCCCGTATCTGCGCTGGGGCGGGAGCGACGCGAAGTTCGGCTGGTGGATCCAGGCCCTGGCCGTCGACCCGTTCGACTCGCGGCACATCGTGTTCGGCACGGGTGCCACGATCTACGGGACGCGGGACCTGGTGCACTGGGCTCCGGAGATCAGGGGCCTGGAGGAATCCGCGGTACGGCAGCTGCTCGCCCCGCCGGCCGGTGGCGCCCAACTGCTCAGCGGTCTGGGCGACATCGGTGTGATGTACCACGACTCGCTGACCGCTTCCCCGTCGCGCGGCATGGCGTCCAACCCGGTCTTCGGCTCGGCCACCGGGCTCGCTCTGGCCACCCTCAAGCCCTCGTACGTCGTACGGGCCGGCTGGCCGTCCGGCGGCGCCGCCGGGGCGTACTCGAACGACGGCGGCGCGAGCTGGCAGCCCTTCGCATCCCAGCCGTCCATCGCCGCCTCGGCTCCCGGCCCGATCGCCGTCAGCGCCGACGGCCGGACGCTGCTGTGGTCGTTCATCCACTGGGACGGCACGAAGTACGCCGCCCACCGCTCCACGGACAGCGGTGCCACCTGGGCGGAGGTCGCCACCTTCCCGAAGGGGGGCACGCCGGTCGCCGACCCGCTCGACTCCACCCGCTTCTATGTGTACGACACCGGCACGGGTGCGGTGTTCGTGTCGAAGGACTCGGGCGCCACCTTCAGCCGCGGTGCCACGCAACTGCCTTCCGGCGACGTCCAGTTCCGCATCGTGGCGGCCCCCGGCCGCTGCGGCGACCTGTGGCTGTCGGCGAAGGACAATGGGCTGTTCCGCTCGACGGACGGCGGCCTCACCTTCACCGCGGTGGCGGGCTGCCAGGCCTCGCACGCCCTCGGCTTCGGCAAGGCGGCACCGACGGCGGGACGGCGCCCCCGGGCCGGTTACCCGGCGATCTTCCAGACCGGCCGGGTCTCCGCCACGTACGACGGCGTGGCGGTGCTGCGCTCCGACGACGCGGGAGCCACCTGGATCCGGATCAACGACGACGCCCATCAGTGGGGCTGGACGGGCGAGGTCATCACCGGCGATCCCCGTGTCCACGGCCGTGTCTACCTCGGCACGAACGGCCGCGGCATCCAGTACGCGGACCCCGCGTGAGAAACGAGACGTTCATGCCGTCCCTCCGGGACGCCACCCGAGGCCGCATCCTCTTCGGAGGCGACTACAACCCCGAGCAGTGGCCCGAGGAGGTGTGGGCCGAGGACGCCCGGCTGATGCGGGAGGCGGGTGTCAACTCCGTCACCGTCGGCGTCTTCTCCTGGACCATGATCGAACCACGCCCGGGGGCACGCGAGTTCGACTGGCTCGACCGGCTGATGGATCTGATGCACGCCCACGGCATCGGAGTCGTACTCGCCACGCCGACCTCGTCGCCACCGCCGTGGATGGGTGCGCGGCACCCGGAGACACTGCCGCGCGCCGAGGACGGCTCAGTGATCTGGTACGGCTCCCGGCAGCACTTCTGCGCCAGTTCGCCCGTCTACCGGCGTTACGCCGCCGCGCTCACCGAGGACCTGGCGGCGCGGTACGCCGACCATCCGGCGCTCACCGTGTGGCACATCAACAACGAGTACTGCACCCACTGCTGGTGCGATGCCACCGCCGAACACTTCCGTCGCTGGCTGGCGGGCCGCCACACCACGGTGGCCGCGCTCAACGAAGCCTGGGGCACGGCCTTCTGGAGTCAGCGCTACGACTCCTGGGCGGAGATCCTGCCGCCGAGGAAGGCCCAGTACCTGCACAATCCGGCGCAGCTGCTCGACTTCAGACGGTTCACATCCGACGCCCTGATGGAGTGCTACGTCGCCGAGCGGGACATCGTCGCCCGGCACAGTCCGCACATCCCGGTGACCACAAACTTCATGCCGCTGTGGTCGGGGCAGGACGCGTGGGCGTGGTCGGCCGAGGAGGACATCGTCTCGGTCGACATCTATCCCGATCCGCGCGACCCGCAGGGCGGCCAGTACAACGCGATGCTCGCCGACATGACGCGTTCGCAGGCCGGCGGGCCGTGGATGGTGATGGAGCAGGCGGCGGGCCCGGTCAACTGGCGTGCGGTCAACCACCCCAAGCCGAAAGGGCTCAACCGGCTCTGGTCCTTGCAGGCCGTGGCCCGGGGCGCCGATGCCATCTGCTACTTCCAGTGGCGGCAGTCCCGGCAGGGCGCCGAGAAGTTCCATTCGGGGATGCTCAGCCACGCGGGCGAGCGGGGCCGGACCTTCGGGGAGGTCAAGCGGCTCGGAGCGGAGCTCGAACTCATCGGCCCCGAGGTGAGCGGCTCAGCCGTGACCGGTGACGTGGCGATCCTGCACGACTGGGACGCGTGGTGGGCGGGCACGCAGGAGGGCCGGCCGTCCTCGCTCCTCTCGTACCCGGAGGTCGTCCAGTCCTGGCACCGCGGCCTCTGGGAGAGCGGTGTCACGACCGGTTTCGCCCGACCGGAAGCCGACTTGAGCGCGTACAGGATGGTCGCCGTCCCCCATCTCTATCTGCTCACGGCCGCGGCGATCGACAATCTGGTCGCGTACGTACGGGGTGGTGGCACGCTCGTCTGCGGTTTCTTCACCGGTATCGCCGACGAGGACGACCGCGTCAGGCCGGGCGGGATGGACTCCCGACTGCGCGAGCTGTTCGGCATCCGTACGGTCCACGAGTGGTGGCCGCTCGACGCGGACGAGGCGGTGGAGTGCGAGGGCTCTCCGGGGATCGAGGGCTTCGAGGGCCACGTCTGGTCGGAGGAGCTGGAGCCGGACGGCAGCGCCGAGACCGTCGCCACCTACCGCGGCGGCGAGCTGGACGGCCTGCCGGCGGTGCTGCGCAAGGACACCGCGTGGTACGTCTCGACCCTGCCCGCCCCGGAGGCCCTGCGTGCACTGCTGGGCCGCGCGGCCGGGGAGGCGGGCGTCCGCCCCGTGGTGGCGGACCTGCCCGCCGGTGTGGAGGCGGTGCGCCGGGGCGACGTGCTGTTCCTGCTGCACCACGGGCGGGGCAGGGTGACGGTCACCCTGCCGGGCCCGCACATCGATCTGCTGACCGGCACGAAGACGGACGGCACCGTCGAACTGGACCGGTACGGAGTCGCCGCGCTCAGGAGCGTCACGGCGGCATGACCGGCGGCGTGGTGCACCGGCTCCCGCTCCCCCGGGGGCCGGTGCACCATGGCCGACCGTACGGGGTACCGGCTCCCGCTCACACTCCTGCGGGGGCCGGTCCCGTGCTGGCTCTGACGGTCAGCTCCGGTGTCAGCAGTTCGACTTCGTCCGTACCGCGTCCGGCGAGTTCGGCCACGACCTGCTCGACCGCCCTGCGGCCCATCTCCTGCGCCGGTATGGCGACCGAGGTGAGCCGCACCGACGCCTGGGAGGCCACCTGGTCGGGGCAGATCGCGACGACGGACACGTCCTCCGGCACGGCGCGGCCCTGCTGCTGCAGCAGGTTGAGCAGCGGCTCGACGGCGGCCTCGTTCTGCACGATGAAGCCCGTGGTGTCGGGCCGCTCGTCGAAGATGCGGGCCAGCGTGCCGGCCATCGCCGCGTACCCGCCCTCGCAGGGCCGGTGCAGCACCCGGACGCCGGTGTCGCGGGCCATGGCCCTTACCCCGTCCACGGTGCGCTCGGCGAAACCGGTGTGCCGCTCGTACACGGCGGCGGCCTCTCCGATCACGGCGAGTTCACGGTGTCCGAGCCCGGCGAGGTGTTCCACGCACAGCGCCCCGGTCGCTTCGAAGTCGAGGTCCACACAGGTCAGTCCGGCCGTGTCGGCGGGCAGCCCGATGAGCACGGCGGCCCGGTCGGTCTCCCGGAGCAGCGGCAGCCGCTCGTCCTGGAGCTCGACGTCCATGAGGATCATGGCG belongs to Streptomyces finlayi and includes:
- a CDS encoding ABC transporter permease, whose amino-acid sequence is MVDTEPRTKAGAPRPAAKKKRAEAVRAVKSAGGITLRHRLRRDRTLILMTLPAILLLVVFAYIPLAGNVVAFQEYDPYVADNAFQAILQSPWVGFDQFQQMVNDRLFWSALRNTLAIFLIQLTLFFPVPVLLALFINSFVRPRVRAVAQAVLYLPHFFSWVLVVTVFQQMFGGAGLIAQTLRDHGHDGIDLMTDPGLFKFLITFEMIWKDAGWGVIVFLAALASVSPDLYEASAMDGANRWRRMWHITLPALRPVVALLLVLQVGNALTVGFEQILLQRTAVGPGASEVLDTYVWNVGITNGGFSYAAAVGIVKGIFGLLLVLAANKVAHLMGEQGVYKK
- a CDS encoding carbohydrate ABC transporter permease, which codes for MLAGKLNGRQQQGPLVRGRLRPVWEEEPTRAGLATKGVVLVGVCLAVLFPLWVVIVTSLSSVKTITETGGLVVIPRGITFVAYQELLGGGQVTRATIVSLCVTVVGTLFSMTVSVMCAYGLSRSGSVLHRPFLFILLATMFFGAGLIPTYLVVQGLGLTDSYLSLILPSALNVFNILVLRAFFMSTAQELIESARIDGAGDFRILWQIVMPLSRAVIAVITLFYAVGYWSAWFNASIYISDPDMLPLQNIMNQLVLKQERPVGLAQAINTGGLSPLAIQMAVMVLALLPVAVLSPFVQKHFKKGMLTGAVKG
- a CDS encoding beta-galactosidase — its product is MPSLRDATRGRILFGGDYNPEQWPEEVWAEDARLMREAGVNSVTVGVFSWTMIEPRPGAREFDWLDRLMDLMHAHGIGVVLATPTSSPPPWMGARHPETLPRAEDGSVIWYGSRQHFCASSPVYRRYAAALTEDLAARYADHPALTVWHINNEYCTHCWCDATAEHFRRWLAGRHTTVAALNEAWGTAFWSQRYDSWAEILPPRKAQYLHNPAQLLDFRRFTSDALMECYVAERDIVARHSPHIPVTTNFMPLWSGQDAWAWSAEEDIVSVDIYPDPRDPQGGQYNAMLADMTRSQAGGPWMVMEQAAGPVNWRAVNHPKPKGLNRLWSLQAVARGADAICYFQWRQSRQGAEKFHSGMLSHAGERGRTFGEVKRLGAELELIGPEVSGSAVTGDVAILHDWDAWWAGTQEGRPSSLLSYPEVVQSWHRGLWESGVTTGFARPEADLSAYRMVAVPHLYLLTAAAIDNLVAYVRGGGTLVCGFFTGIADEDDRVRPGGMDSRLRELFGIRTVHEWWPLDADEAVECEGSPGIEGFEGHVWSEELEPDGSAETVATYRGGELDGLPAVLRKDTAWYVSTLPAPEALRALLGRAAGEAGVRPVVADLPAGVEAVRRGDVLFLLHHGRGRVTVTLPGPHIDLLTGTKTDGTVELDRYGVAALRSVTAA
- a CDS encoding sialidase family protein, coding for MRDSSLPMPRRRTVLAGAAVAAAAVTLPVASPAAATSRRERATTQAHRWRTAAIGGTGFVTGVLFHPAVAGLAYARTDIGGAYRWNAAEARWTALTDHLGWDDWNLLGVEAMAVDPAFPDRLYLALGTYAQSWAGPGAVLRSNDRGATWARADLTVRLGANEDGRGAGERLLVDPRDSETLWLGTRHDGLLRSTDRGATWAPASFPATPSASGQGVTLLVAADRTVYAGWGDGGTALYRTDGSGGWQAVPGQPSAGAAATKFPVRAAYDAGTRALYVTYSDGPGPNNQSNGSVHRLDTVTGAWSDVSPVAPTSGDTFGYGGVAVDAKRPGTVVVSTNNRWGAVDTLFRSTDGGASWTSLKDSAVLDVSETPYLRWGGSDAKFGWWIQALAVDPFDSRHIVFGTGATIYGTRDLVHWAPEIRGLEESAVRQLLAPPAGGAQLLSGLGDIGVMYHDSLTASPSRGMASNPVFGSATGLALATLKPSYVVRAGWPSGGAAGAYSNDGGASWQPFASQPSIAASAPGPIAVSADGRTLLWSFIHWDGTKYAAHRSTDSGATWAEVATFPKGGTPVADPLDSTRFYVYDTGTGAVFVSKDSGATFSRGATQLPSGDVQFRIVAAPGRCGDLWLSAKDNGLFRSTDGGLTFTAVAGCQASHALGFGKAAPTAGRRPRAGYPAIFQTGRVSATYDGVAVLRSDDAGATWIRINDDAHQWGWTGEVITGDPRVHGRVYLGTNGRGIQYADPA
- a CDS encoding LacI family DNA-binding transcriptional regulator; its protein translation is MVTLAEVAQHAGVSASTVSYVLSGKRSISAATRERVEQSIQKLGYHPNAGARALASSRSNIIALMVPLRTDMYVPVMMEIAIAVATTARTHGYDVLLLTGEEGPAAVRRIAGSSLADAMILMDVELQDERLPLLRETDRAAVLIGLPADTAGLTCVDLDFEATGALCVEHLAGLGHRELAVIGEAAAVYERHTGFAERTVDGVRAMARDTGVRVLHRPCEGGYAAMAGTLARIFDERPDTTGFIVQNEAAVEPLLNLLQQQGRAVPEDVSVVAICPDQVASQASVRLTSVAIPAQEMGRRAVEQVVAELAGRGTDEVELLTPELTVRASTGPAPAGV